The Podospora pseudopauciseta strain CBS 411.78 chromosome 7 map unlocalized CBS411.78m_7.2, whole genome shotgun sequence genome contains a region encoding:
- a CDS encoding uncharacterized protein (EggNog:ENOG503P2JU) yields the protein MRDLFTRAAALFLLFNPIYGADDGDDGYIGYRLDKRGDPETVNYETANTGGVQLAEEPDVYLNASVSVGYIGVDVQNLTAKVNLDANVLKLLHFSAGVDASINRVQLKIENVSAKVELEARLGNVVKMVDDVLNSIDLNPIIATLGQEVTQIINSTTDLLDGVGEGLGGGTGAGEEDAAGGNTKRSFEGSHKLESNVLFSVNDYTGQAHKNRVLAQDGSIYDEYLDNDGNEQSRVVVGSYDKDMEFNGHNRTIEEEGNVVEFELQYDYKPFPGVEVTSWIFVDTTGKVTRTQVIAEAQGGGSSTISNDADL from the coding sequence ATGAGAGACCTTTTCACTAGGGCAGCtgcccttttcctcctcttcaaccccatCTATGGCGCAGATGATGGAGACGATGGGTACATCGGGTACCGACTCGACAAGCGCGGCGACCCCGAGACGGTAAACTACGAAACCGCCAACACCGGCGGTGTCCAGCTTGCCGAAGAGCCAGATGTGTATCTCAACGCTTCGGTGAGCGTCGGGTACATCGGGGTTGACGTGCAAAACCTCACGGCCAAGGTCAACCTCGACGCAAACGTCCTGAAGCTGTTGCACTTCAGCGCGGGCGTTGACGCGAGCATCAACCGCGTCCAGCTCAAGATTGAGAATGTCTCTGCAAAGGTCGAGCTGGAGGCGCGTCTCGGGAATGTTGTCAAGATGGTCGACGATGTGCTCAACAGCATCGATCTCAATCCCATCATTGCGACACTGGGACAGGAAGTCACACAGATCATCAACTCCACCACTGACCTCCtcgatggtgttggtgagggacTTGGAGGCGGAACTGGGGCCGGGGAAGAGGATGCTGCAGGAGGCAACACCAAACGGTCGTTCGAGGGAAGCCACAAGCTCGAGAGCAATGTACTTTTCAGCGTCAACGACTACACTGGCCAAGCACACAAGAACCGTGTCCTCGCACAGGACGGCAGCATCTACGACGAGTATCTCGACAATGACGGCAATGAGCAGTCGCGGGTCGTGGTGGGATCATACGACAAGGACATGGAGTTCAACGGACATAACCGGACgattgaagaggagggcaaTGTTGTCGAGTTTGAGCTGCAGTATGACTATAAGCCCTTCCCGGGCGTTGAGGTGACTAGCTGGATCTTTGTCGATACGACAGGCAAGGTGACCCGGACACAGGTTATTGCAGAGGCTCAGGGCGGAGGATCAAGCACCATCAGCAATGATGCAGATTTGTAA
- a CDS encoding uncharacterized protein (EggNog:ENOG503NVZI): MRTSSRWSLLRAILLLVALFITLSAAQTESAEPAPSSEPAAEPSTEAPSPSATPSSQTASPSTASSGGGGSGTPTTTTTPRPSGSNPPDVYLRVPELSVGRIELDVDDLKADVNLNAEIANLVSINVGVAVGIQKVNITISDVEAELELVIRLGHLVDIVNRTLSSLDLNPLLINLLNNVSDVVDSVVGAVDGLLGTITQGGSTLRFLIDNLGNIVQEVAGEGTDIVSSIVGNYQKNMTFTGVAKELGNGLTQRTYRYDALGSLVNIIFNTMGQVVQAVVVGKDNSGGGGGGGGSTTTAPASSAPATSVAPAPTTSAPAEEGE, translated from the coding sequence ATGAGGACCTCCTCGCGCTGGTCCCTTCTCAGGGCTATCCTCCTGCTCGTAGCTCTGTTCATCACTCTCTCAGCTGCGCAGACCGAGTCTGCCGAgccagcaccatcatcagAGCCCGCTGCCGAGCCCAGCACGGAAGCACCCTCGCCATCGGCAACACCCAGCTCTCAGACTGCCTCCCCATCCACTGCTTCGagcggaggcggcggcagcgggacacccaccaccaccaccacccctcgaCCCTCGGGAAGCAATCCTCCTGACGTCTATCTCCGCGTTCCTGAGCTCTCAGTCGGCCGCATCGAGCTCGACGTGGATGACCTCAAAGCGGATGTCAACCTCAACGCTGAAATCGCCAACCTCGTCTCCATCAACGTCGGTGTGGCGGTTGGCATCCAAAaggtcaacatcaccatttCTGACGTAGAAGCcgagcttgagcttgttATTCGTTTGGGACATTTGGTCGACATCGTCAACCGAACCCTCTCATCTCTTGACCTCAACCCACTGCTGATCAACCTGCTGAACAACGTTTCTGACGTTGTTGACTCTGTTGTTGGCGCCGTGGATGGCTTGCTGGGTACTATCACGCAGGGCGGCAGCACGTTGAGGTTTTTGATTGACAACCTGGGGAATATTGTGCAGGaggttgctggggagggaACAGATATCGTCAGCAGCATTGTTGGAAACTATCAGAAGAACATGACGTTTACTGGTGTGGCTAAGGAGCTAGGGAACGGGTTGACACAAAGGACGTACCGGTATGATGCGCTGGGGAGCTTGGTGAATATCATCTTTAATACCATGGGACAAGTCGTGCAGGCTGTCGTGGTCGGGAAGGATAAtagcggtggcggcggcggaggaggtggctcAACGACGACAGCTCCTGCCAGCTCCGCACCTGCCACAAGCGTGGCTCCGGCTCCGACGACAAGTGCGCCGGCGGAAGAGGGCGAGTAG
- a CDS encoding uncharacterized protein (EggNog:ENOG503NYC5; COG:Q): protein MAPTTEPVKTVEWQGRQVPVWPMRTIKYDLLLSQDPEEVEKVLQACLQDGYFQLDLDSIDGRRMLEDREQLLKLMNRFFDAPLEAKNEYGLIDSHLGYEPVGNRTGAFGAGSKDGYEMLKVSRDEIQQGSPRVPSPIKNSGDLHQLEQVIGSCNTITKVILAALSTGLNLAGKDRFENSHRNDRPSATTLSMMHYLPAEITGQHKVGHQKHTDISSLTLLFSDQWGLQVRPPGECGALEMGFVEPQKNCAFVHVGDSLRFASGMKFQSCIHRVVPFDPTEHRYSIAYFLRAEDDTMFMDSEGRYVTAKDWHDQKFKAFTDPWFYQAQAPKTMILGGMVEAGADDPEPVTAYAPLPVQMPA, encoded by the coding sequence ATGGCTCCTACCACCGAACCCGTAAAGACCGTCGAATGGCAAGGCAGGCAGGTTCCTGTCTGGCCCATGAGGACCATCAAGTACGATCTGCTCCTCTCGCAGGATCCtgaggaggtcgagaagGTGCTCCAGGCTTGCCTTCAGGATGGTTACTTCCAGCTCGATCTCGACAGCATCGACGGCCGTCGCATGCTCGAGGACCGTGAGCAACTTCTCAAGCTCATGAACCGCTTCTTTGATGCCCCCCTCGAGGCCAAGAACGAATATGGCTTGATCGACTCCCATCTTGGCTACGAGCCTGTCGGTAACCGCACTGGCGCCTTTGGTGCTGGCTCTAAGGACGGCTATGAGATGCTCAAGGTCTCGCGAGACGAGATCCAGCAGGGCAGCCCTCGCGTCCCCTCTCCGATCAAGAACAGCGGCGATCTCCACCAGTTGGAGCAGGTCATCGGCAGctgcaacaccatcaccaaggtCATCTTGGCAGCCCTCTCCACCGGCTTGAACCTGGCTGGCAAGGACCGCTTCGAGAACTCCCACCGCAACGACCGCCCCTCAGCCACCACTCTCTCCATGATGCACTACCTCCCCGCTGAGATCACCGGCCAGCACAAGGTCGGCCACCAGAAGCACACCGACATCagctccctcaccctcctcttcagcgACCAATGGGGTCTCCAGGTCCGCCCCCCCGGAGAGTGCGGCGCCCTCGAGATGGGCTTCGTCGAGCCCCAGAAGAACTGCGCCTTCGTCCACGTCGGCGATTCCCTCCGCTTTGCCAGCGGCATGAAGTTCCAGTCGTGCATCCACCGCGTCGTACCCTTCGACCCCACCGAGCACCGGTACTCGATCGCCTACTTCCTCCGCGCCGAGGACGACACCATGTTCATGGACTCGGAGGGACGCTATGTCACCGCCAAGGACTGGCACGACCAGAAGTTCAAGGCGTTTACCGACCCTTGGTTCTACCAGGCTCAGGCGCCCAAGACGATGATTCTTGGAGGTATGGTTGAGGCTGGCGCTGATGACCCGGAGCCTGTCACCGCCTACGCCCCTCTTCCCGTTCAGATGCCCGCTTGA
- a CDS encoding uncharacterized protein (EggNog:ENOG503P04B) has protein sequence MALTEKHNVRTTLNYWDDPGDGLPPTPIFIGEGKVTNKRPHLPHEFTVTDITGDEDDYRLDTHGFQYCRHKSQEEEGFTSEESIKSVYYEECKELLKDITGASHIHIFNHKVRRGPTQWHHLGFNGKNLANRGPVTRTHVDQSYVGAERRLRWEFPDKQQADELITRRYQIINIWRPIQTILKDPIAVADANSVPDSDLVGAEMVEDGFQGESWVVRHNPHHRWYFKYRMTPEDVLLIKCFDSDTSVARRALHSAFEDPDCRDEESRQSIEVRCLVLYSDSPCVRVHQDPKRGSR, from the coding sequence ATGGCCTTGACGGAGAAGCACAATGTACGGACCACACTCAACTACTGGGACGACCCGGGAGATGGCTTGCCCCCGACTCCCATCTTCATCGGCGAAGGAAAGGTGACGAACAAGAGgccacacctccctcacGAGTTCACCGTCACGGACATAACAGGGGACGAAGACGACTACCGCCTGGATACCCATGGGTTTCAGTACTGTCGGCACAAGagtcaagaggaggagggcttcACCAGTGAGGAGTCGATCAAGTCAGTCTACTATGAGGAATGCAAGGAACTTCTGAAGGACATCACGGGTGCCAGTCACATCCACATCTTCAACCACAAAGTCCGCCGAGGTCCAACACAATGGCACCACTTGGGGTTCAACGGCAAGAATCTCGCCAACCGTGGCCCAGTCACCAGAACACACGTCGATCAGTCTTATGTTGGTGCCgaaaggaggttgagatgggagTTTCCTGATAAGCAACAAGCAGACGAACTGATCACGAGAAGATATCAGATCATCAACATATGGCGCCCGATTCAGACCATTCTCAAAGATCCTATTGCTGTGGCGGATGCAAACTCGGTTCCCGACTCGGACCTAGTGGGGGCAGAAATGGTCGAGGACGGCTTTCAGGGGGAGTCGTGGGTAGTACGCCACAACCCGCACCATCGGTGGTATTTCAAATATCGGATGACACCCGAAGACGTACTCCTCATCAAGTGCTTTGACTCCGATACGTCAGTGGCACGCAGAGCATTGCACTCGGCCTTTGAGGACCCGGACTGCCGTGACGAGGAGTCTCGGCAGAGCATCGAAGTTCGGTGTCTAGTTTTGTACTCAGATTCGCCATGTGTACGTGTACACCAAGACCCGAAAAGGGGAAGTAGATAG
- a CDS encoding uncharacterized protein (COG:S; MEROPS:MER0014418; EggNog:ENOG503NUFT) codes for MAQDGFVLVSRESQITKKSHAAANTAATLQHEGPHDHLAEIASFVDSQSEKLWHLNKFIHSNPEPAFQEFKAHEALTKFMRSRPERWQVTSSACGIETAWIAVYDSGRKGPAVSFNVEMDALPNLGHACGHNLIASASLAAALATAHIIEKHSLAGKVYVFGTPGEEGYHGGKIQLLNRGAYDKVDISLISHPSILNNSPFVRTTAFCRLEVEFFGREAHAANAPWQGINALDALVASYNSISMLRQQTQPSDIIGFAITNGGGDATNVIHAYSSAVCTIRSSSASRVDTLADKVGACFDAGAKATGCTVEIKVIKGYKDHVPNMHLAASFAEHWSSLPDPYPVGPELRAHERGYTYVKASTDQGDISHALPSINVSFAIPAGPEKDGPHSADFEKAAGTKWAFDRALRVGKGMAGVAVDVLTRDGFLDTVKGEWRERFGVENKL; via the exons ATGGCCCAGGACGGTTTTGTCCTTGTTTCTCGAGAAAGCCAGATCACCAAGAAGAGCCACGCGGCGGCCAACACCGCCGCAACTCTCCAGCATGAGGGCCCTCACGACCATCTGGCTGAAATTGCCTCATTTGTCGACAGTCAGTCGGAGAAGCTGTGGCACTTGAACAAGTTCATCCACAGTAATCCTGAGCCCGCTTTTCAGGAGTTCAAGGCTCATGAAGCTCTCACCAAGTTTATGCGCTCGCGGCCTGAGCGCTGGCAAGTGACGTCGTCTGCTTGCGGAATCGAGACAGCATGGATAGCAGTCTACGATAGCGGCAGAAAGGGACCAGCCGTCTCTTTCAATGTCGAGATGG ATGCCCTCCCCAATCTTGGTCATGCTTGTGGTCACAACCTTATCGCCTCTGCTTCCCTCGCTGCAGCACTCGCGACGGCTCATATCATAGAGAAGCACTCTTTGGCCGGAAAGGTTTATGTCTTTGGCACcccaggagaagaaggatacCACGGGGGTAAAATCCAGCTTCTCAACCGAGGTGCCTACGACAAGGTTGACATCTCCCTCATATCACACCCTTCCATCTTGAACAACTCGCCATTTGTTCGAACCACAGCCTTCTGCCGACTTGAGGTGGAATTCTTTGGCCGGGAAGCCCATGCGGCCAATGCTCCGTGGCAGGGAATCAACGCTTTGGATGCGCTGGTGGCGTCCTACAACTCCATCTCGATGTTGCGTCAACAGACGCAGCCGAGCGATATCATCGGTTTTGCCATTACCAACGGCGGGGGAGATGCTACCAATGTTATCCACGCGTACTCGTCGGCTGTGTGCACGATTCGATCCTCGAGCGCGTCCCGTGTCGATACGCTGGCTGACAAAGTCGGCGCGTGCTTTGATGCCGGTGCTAAGGCTACTGGTTGCACTGTGGAGATCAAGGTGATCAAGGGATACAAAGATCATGTCCCCAACATGCATTTGGCCGCTTCGTTTGCTGAACATTGGAGCTCACTGCCAGACCCGTATCCCGTTGGGCCGGAATTGCGGGCTCATGAGAGAGGGTACACGTATGTCAAGGCGAGCACCGATCAGGGGGACATCAGCCATGCTTTGCCGTCGATCAATGTCAGTTTTGCGATCCCTGCCGGGCCGGAAAAGGATGGCCCTCATAGTGCCGACTTTGAGAAGGCAGCGGGAACCAAGTGGGCTTTTGACCGAGCCTTGAGGGTGGGCAAGGGGATGGCGGGTGTGGCTGTTGATGTCCTGACGCGAGATGGGTTTCTTGACACGGTGAAGGGAGAATGGCGAgagaggtttggggttgAGAACAAACTTTGA
- a CDS encoding uncharacterized protein (COG:S; EggNog:ENOG503P1X4) has protein sequence MEYYTFSANDGTILAFQSSTPLTPSPSPVNDSIILFLHGFSGSSAYFTRNFPALSERSWVLGLDTRGHGRSSHSKGGYHVARLAADLRDFLLHIYSLNPGKKYKITAVGQSIGAAILWTYTELFGDAEFTSFLFVDQAPLQDRDLRFEWDEKKAHRGCYDEESMLAAQAAWVERPEETYVGLVDECLGYRYQPSSQDRDRSPEERQQDEEYFTSISRVCDGRWLARLLADHTRYDHREACELITKPTLVMAGRRSGCFSLEGMREVVERVKNGRGVNMDSKAQMSVFESGHWLFWEEPERFNQEVLEWVCRWE, from the coding sequence ATGGAATATTATACATTCTCTGCCAACGACGGCACCATCCTAGCCTTCcaatcctccacccccctcacacCAAGCCCCTCACCCGTCAACGACAGCATTATTCTCTTCTTGCATGGGTTCTCCGGCTCCTCCGCCTACTTCACCCGGAATTTCCCTGCTCTCTCTGAACGCTCTTGGGTGCTCGGCCTAGATACGCGGGGTCATGGCCGGTCCAGTCACTCCAAAGGAGGATATCACGTCGCCCGTCTAGCTGCTGACTTGAGGGACTTTCTCTTACACATATATTCCCTCAACCCTGGAAAGAAGTACAAGATCACAGCAGTTGGACAGTCAATCGGCGCCGCTATTCTCTGGACCTACACTGAGCTTTTCGGGGATGCCGAGTTTACCTCATTTCTATTTGTCGACCAGGCACCACTTCAAGATCGGGATTTGAGATTCGAATGGGACGAGAAAAAGGCCCACAGGGGCTGCTATGACGAGGAGAGCATGCTCGCAGCACAAGCGGCCTGGGTTGAGAGACCGGAGGAGACATATGTTGGATTGGTGGACGAATGCCTGGGGTATCGCTACCAACCTTCTTCCCAGGATAGGGATAGAAGTCCAGAGGAGCGACAGCAGGACGAGGAGTATTTCACAAGTATCAGCAGGGTTTGTgatgggaggtggttggcGAGGTTGCTGGCTGATCATACAAGGTATGACCACCGCGAAGCATGTGAGTTGATCACCAAGCCTACACTGGTGATGGCTGGGAGAAGGAGTGGATGCTTTTCGCTGGAAGGAATGAGGGAGGTCGTCGAGAGGGTCAAGAACGGGAGAGGCGTCAACATGGATAGTAAGGCCCAGATGTCAGTCTTCGAGAGCGGCCATTGGTTGTTCTGGGAGGAGCCGGAACGATTCAACCAGGAGGTCTTGGAATGGGTATGCCGGTGGGAGTAA
- a CDS encoding uncharacterized protein (EggNog:ENOG503P6AU; COG:J), with amino-acid sequence MESLTAKFTTAFRSERLIYRAIDMQDILLVARMLWDPVNQGFGDPTLYTPLSGTVGSVMVQKGLEASLLAVLVCLPNPQAQQDAAPGLPGNSLRAAQESAIPIGSLMLSKPTAPQTDHWRWTRIGLGIAEEHQGNGYGKEAVNWALDWAFEFAGMHRVELTTASYNDRAIALYKSLGFKEEGRKRETIYMDRRWWDMVEFGILEGEWEALRGKKSGQSGGQRIVQGGF; translated from the coding sequence ATGGAGTCCCTCACGGCAAAATTCACAACGGCCTTCCGGTCAGAGCGCCTTATCTATCGTGCAATCGATATGCAAGACATCCTCCTTGTGGCCCGCATGCTCTGGGACCCTGTCAACCAAGGATTTGGCGATCCTACCTTGTACACCCCTCTCAGCGGCACCGTCGGTAGCGTCATGGTCCAAAAGGGACTTGAGGCAAGCCTCCTAGCCGTATTGGTCTGCTTGCCCAATCCTCAGGCACAGCAAGATGCTGCACCCGGTCTCCCGGGCAACAGTCTCCGTGCAGCCCAGGAAAGTGCCATCCCCATCGGCAGTCTGATGCTGAGCAAGCCGACTGCGCCCCAGACTGACCATTGGCGCTGGACAAGAATAGGACTGGGCATTGCGGAGGAGCACCAGGGTAATGGATACGGAAAGGAGGCTGTGAATTGGGCGCTTGACTGGGCCTTTGAGTTTGCAGGCATGCACCGTGTCGAGTTAACCACAGCCTCTTACAACGACAGGGCTATTGCCCTGTACAAGAGCTTGGGATTCAAAGAGGAGGGCAGAAAGAGAGAAACCATCTACATGGAtaggcggtggtgggataTGGTTGAGTTTGGGATTCTGGAAGGTGAATGGGAGGCGCTGAGAGGCAAGAAGTCTGGCCAAAGCGGTGGACAACGCATTGTTCAAGGGGGCTTTTGA